The nucleotide sequence GAAAAGACACCAATGGTCATCGCAAGCTCCAAATCTTGTTCTTCTGCGTCAACTCCCCAATCGCAGTCACTATCTTCCTCATAACCAAAAATCATTGAAGACAATGTACGAATGACAAAAACGGCGGGATGAATAACAACGGTCACAGCACTAATTAATGCGCCTGTAATATCATCAGCCAGCTCCATAGCATGACCTGGAAGCCAGATCCAGGCTAGCGGATTCAAAACGTAGAAGGGAGTGATTGCCACACGTAAGGCGGTGCAGGCTAAATCATATAAACATCTGGCTATGTGGCAAAGAAACGTGGTGAACGCTTCCAGATGAAAGAGAAAGTTGTAATAAGGCTTAAACTTAAAATCCCCATAAAGTGCATTGGCCGCAATTTTAGTATTTTTAAAAAAAGTAGTCAGAATCTTTCTCCCAGGATTAAATCCTGGCCCATTTTAATACTCTCTTTTTAAAAAGAAAACTTCTAGCGATAAAATTAGTGTATAAGAGAAAGAACGAAAAAATGGCGCCGACCAAAGCAACGGATCGTAATTAAAGATAATTGCTATCATCAGTCAATCCTTGTTCCTTCCATTACTCCGGCCAGTTATAGTTAATTATTTTAGATCAATAAGAAACTACAACTTATGTCACAAATCCATGATCTTTTTGTAATCATTAAACAGCAGCTTAAACTACAGGGTTTAACCTATAAAGAGCTTGCGAAAAAACTGGCTTTATCAGAAGCCAGTGTTAAACGGCTGTTTAGCCAGCAACACATTGATTTGTCTAGACTGGAAGCTATTTGTGAGTGCATTAATCTAACCTTATCGGAAGCCTTTGAACTCGTACAAAAAAGAAATAAACCGATCCTGCATTTAACCGAGAAACAGGAAAAAGAATTGATCAGTGACAAAAAATTGTTACTAGTCGCCATTTGTGTTCTTAATTATTGGGAATTCAATGACATCTTGAATTTTTATAACTTTTCAGAACATGAACTGATTAGAAAAGTAGCCCGTCTTGATCAAATGAAAATTATAGAGCTGCAACCTGGTAATCGGTTCAAGCGCTTAATTCATGCTGACTTCTATTGGATTGCCGATGGCCCTATTCAGCGTTTCTTCCAGGAAAACATCCAAACTGACTTTTTCAACTGTCGCTTTGAAAAACCAGAACAATTGTTTTTAGTGCGCAACGGCATGCTCAGTGAACAAGATAATTTGAAATTTCAACAAGCGTTGCACAAAGCCGCTGATCAATTTTTACAAACTTGCCGTGAAACGATCGATATTGCGATTGATAAACGCCATGGAACAGCATTGGTAATTGCCATGCGTCCATGGGTTCCTCATATTTTCAATGATCTAAAGAGAGTCTGAATTAGCAAGTACAAGTTGTTTCGCTGATTGATAATCCAATTTACCATTGCCTAACCTTGGTAACTCCTCCACTTGTTTGATTGTTTTAGGCAACATTAACTTGGGTAAATCAGTTTTCATTAGCTTTTGCATGACTTCATCAACGGATAGATTCGCAGCATAAACAAGCGCCAATTGCTCCCCTTTTTTGCTATCAGGGATTGCAAGGGCCATGATCGCAGTATCTTCGTCATGCAATGCTTGCTGCCAGCGCTCCTCTACTTGACCTAAACTCACCATTTCACCACCAATTTTGGCAAACCTGGAATACCTGTCAACAATAGTCAGATAACCCTCATGATCCAGACGACCCTTATCACCTGTTTTATACCAGGTAAAATCACCATCCTCGATTAATACGGCGCGTGTTTTTTCTGGCATATTAAGATAGCCTTGCATGATTTGAGTCCCGCCAATAAGGACTTGACCTTCTTCTCCAACCGGTAGATCCTGAAGTGTTTCAGGATCGACAACCCTGAAAGCACAACCGGGTAAAGGTAAACCCACTGTCCCCGGTTTATTTGCTGTATGCACATGCCAATCACTTGCTGATAAAACATCAGGCAAGTTGCAGCTAGCGACTGGAGCCACTTCCGTTGCCCCATAACCTTCATAAATATCCAAATTGAATTTGCGTTTAAATTCCTGGTAAATGGTAGGTGATAACTTTTCAGCGCCAGCAACTACCATACGCAAACTCGATAGCATCATGGGATGAATAGCATTGTTACGCGCATACAAACCGAGGAAAGTAGAGGTACCACACAAGAAAGTCACTTTGTGGCGAAAAATGAGTTTGGCAATCGCCAGGGAATTCGTAGGATCCGGATAACAAACCATCGGTATCCCCTTTAATAAGGGCATTAACGTTGTTACCGTAAGACCAAAGGCATGGAATAGTGGCAACGAATTCAGAATGATATCTTTTTCTTCAATACCAAAAACACTCGCCACCTGATTAATGTTGCTTAAGAGATTACGATGGGTAAGTTCAATACCTTTTGGCTGACCCTCACTACCACTACTAAATAAAATCACTGCTGTACTGTTAACATCCGCCTTTTTGATAAAAAGCAAACTCAACAACCAGATAGGGAAGAGTTTAGCCAACATGAAATAAGCGACAATCCAAAGTTTGCTTTGTTCACCTTTGAAATCCTCCAGATAAATAAAGCTTATTGAAGACATCAACCCATTGAGTTCGATACCACGTGCTTTTATTTTTTCTATAAACTGCCGGGAAGTAATCATTGTTTTAATTGCAGCTTGCTGTGTAGCCGACTGAAGTATGGATTCACCAGTCGTATAATTTAAATTGACGACTGTTTTACCCAAACAGAACAAACTAAGATTGGCGATCACTCCTCCCAGACTGGCGGGTAAAAGAAGACCTATCGTTTGTTGTTTTTTGATGAGTGGTTTAAGTTTCCGGCTGAAGAATAATACTAACCCTAATAATTTACTGTTCGTTATTTTTCTGCCATTTTCCTCAATAAGCGCGGGTAAATGCCCTATTTTTTTTGCTTTATACAACCACTCCGATTGAATGCTGTTTAATTCGTTCGTTGATAATTTCCAGGCTTTAACAGAAAGCTCGCGCACCTTTTGTTGCACGGCTTGTGCCTTACAGCCAATATCCATTGCAGAGCCATAGATAACGGTTACACGACGATTATTGGCTTGAATTAACCGTTGATAATAGGACGAGGCATAGGAGGCTTTTGCTCCCCACAAACCATGGATATAAAAAGGTATAATGACTGCATTCGCACCCACCACTGCCCGCTCAAAACCAGTTCGGAAAACACCTAATTGTCCATTCCGGCTTAGACGCCCCTCAGGGAACAGTGCTACAACCTCGCCTGCATTTAAAGCAGCATTAATTTCCTGTAACGAATCCTGGCTGGCGCCTCGAGCAATAGGAATGATTTTAAATTTCTTGAGTAACCAATTCAGATACCAGGTTTCATAGATAGAACGCTCCATAACAAAACGAATTGGCCGTGGACAAGCGATCTGTAAAATGGCCCAGTCGATAAAACTAACATGATTACCCAGCAATAGGACACCACCTGCTGAAGGCAGGTTATCCAGTTGGTAAACGCTCAGGCGATAAAATTTGGAAGCAACGAAATACAATAAATAGCGGACCAGAGATTGAGGCAAGGTTATTATGGTATAGATTGCACCGGCCAAGGCAATCACAAAAAGTCCATACAATAAAATCAGACTATCTATACCCAAGAGGCTAAATAAGACAGTAAACCCCAGAAATCCAATCATGAAACAATTTTGCATAAAATTGTTGGCAGATAATATTTTACCCAACTCCTTGCGAGGGGCATTAAACTGGATCAGCGCATTAAGCGGTACAATGAGCATGCCGCCAAAAAAACCATAAACCAAAAAAAGCAGCACAATCGCCACTTGACTGGAAAGCGTTGGCAGAATAAAAAGCCCTGCGGTTATTCCCACCGTGGCAACCGGAAGCAAACCCGTTTCTACGAAACCCTTTGATACTTTACCGGCATATAAGGCACCTAATAATATCCCTATTCCTCCTATAGCTAAGGACCCTTGGGCAAACATCACGCTGATATTGCCCAGATGTTCTTTTAAAAACGCACCATAACTGGCCAAAAGTACTTGATTAATAGCCCAGAATAAGGATAAGCCGACAATGCAGGTAAATATGACATTCTTTTCAGTGACCTTTTGCAAATAGGTTTTTAAATAATGGCCACGAAAGTAATTGCTTAATTCATAATGTGACTGCGGATCTGCCGCTTGTTTTTGTAACAGCAGAAAAGTCATTAGCGTTTCAAAAACAGAAACGATTACTAACAAAAAACCAGCCGGAGCGATTGCTTGTAGCAGCAAGGCCTTATCACTGCTGTGCTGTAATCCCGCAGCATCAATAGCAAAGCTAAAAAGATAGGTAAAAATAAAAGTGGCCCCTAGAATAGCAATAATTGTCAGCGTTTGAACAATTGCATTAGCCTGCGACAGATGTTCCTTCCCGAAGATCTCTTTAATATAACCATACTTGGCTGGTGAATTGAGGGCACTTTGAATAGCAAGTAATAAGGTTAGTAAGAAAGCACCCCAAAAATAACCTTGGTAATAACACCAGGTAATCACTAAGGTCAGCGGAATAGCCGCTGCCGCAGTTATTCTTAACACCAACGCTTTAGGAAACTTATCAGCAAGAAATCCTGATGGGGTAAATAATAAAATATAAGGCAAAAGGATAAGGGCATTAATAATTGCGGATAGAATGGTATAGGTAGTTCCGATTGAGGTTTGATAGAGGGTATCTTGAATCAAAATTTTATGCCCCAGATCAACAAAAGTATTGAAAAACACCACCATGAGATAGGGGTAAAAACCTCTTATTTTGGTTAAGTTCATCTTGCACTCCAATTAAATCTTCTATTAACAGCATATAATTCGCACATTCAAAATAGAATCTTTTTCCCCGAAGTCCTATTTGGCAAATGCATTAGTATTACTATTTAATACTCTAAATAAAACCTCTCCTCTAATGAGTATATTCAGCAAAGATCTAATCAAGCATCTATTCGACATAACCACAATACCTCATTTTATGTATCTTCAACAATTCTTCTCTCTTAAGGTTTACCTAAGATTAATAATGTAAAATTTATGATCTTTATGTTCATTCTAACTGCACTCTCTTTTTGTTTAAAAAAATTGAAGTGACGAGAAGATGTGAGAGGTTTTAAAGATGTCATACAGCAAAATTGACAGATCAACAGCAAGCGTTCCAGTTAACACTAAATATCATTTATTTGCTTTCGTAAAAGATACTACCGATGGCCCAGGACACGTATCGATTAGCTCCGTAAAAGAAACACCGGAACAGAACAAAATTAAACATACCAGTTTTTTTCCTAGTTTGATTGGCTCATTCATTAATGGGCTTAGTTTGGGCTCAGTACCCGTACCAGGTCGACTAGCGTCTGACCATCAAGAGGACTTAAGAGAAGCAGAACACGTTTTAGTTAAAGAAATTGACAGTGAACAATATCAACGTGCTAAAAAAGCCCAAAAAAACTTTTCAAAAGAGGTGAGCGCAGGAAAGCGGGCTTACTCTGTTTTTGGTTCGTTAAATCCATTCGCTACGCTTATGACCAGCTTTTTTAATGCCCAGAAAAATGCTTACGCAACAGCCGAAAAACATAAAAGAATACATGGATTCCATCCAGTGGAAGATCACTGCGGATTTCATGTTTATGATAACGAGAGCCACAGTGCACCTGCAACGTTCGGTCCAGATAATTGCGCAAGCTCCGTAACTTATGTTGTCGCTGAGGCAGGGATTCCTTTCAGTAACCCACTGATACCTACTCTCTTTACTCCCAGTCTAGAAAAACAAGGATTCCAGAAAATAGATAAAGAAGAGTTTATACAACGATTTAAGCTAAAATAATTAATAATTATTGGCGCAAAATCAAGTAGGAAATAAAAGAGGCATGTAACAATCTCATGCCTCTCCAATTAAGGTTTAGCATTTAGGTCCATTGCTTATCTGCTCAGCCAAGTTATTGGGTGTTATTCCCCAAGGCATTTTCGATGGCTCAATATGCGCGCCACCACTAGTTAATATTTCACTTACAAGCATTGAACAATGCATCACCTGACTGGTTGTTTTCTTATGCCCAGATAAGAATCGTTTGTTCATTAATACATCTAACGGATCCTGAGTAATAAAATAAGGCGCATCCTGAAAAAATCCCAGCATATTCACTTTGGGCACTAACTGGTAGGTTGTTTGGCCTTCTTCCACTTGCTTTCTCGTCTGATCAATATGGGCGAGCATCGCTTTTGTATCAAGATTTTTAATTCTAATCGTTTGATCAGGTGGTACAGAAAGCGGGTTTTGCAATGGCAGGGGGGAAGACTCAAAATCACTAATTAGTTGTGTACGCGAAGCAGCTTGTGTTTCCATATCTTCTGCTAATGTTGTAGCTAGATGGGCTGGCAAGGGTAAAAAAATGGTTGGACCTATTGCTGGAATAACATCAGGGTGAATACTGATATACTCTCCAGGGTCTTCCGGTTTCATCTTGGGCCGATTACCCCCAACTTGGATAGCTGCATGCCCTACTCCATTTCTGGCTGTCATTTTCCAAAAATAAACCCAAGTATCTTCCTTCTCGACATCGGCTGAAGTTGGTTGCGGTTTAGATGATACAAAATCTGACTTGATGGAAGAGGTAGAGTTAGATTTAAAAACCATTGACTTTAACCATTCAAACATACGTAATCCTTTGTTATCTGCGAATACTAAATAGGATGCACTGAAGCCATTGTAAAAACAATGACCATAAGGTGCAATTTTAATTCTGGTTGGACGAAATATCATAATACCCAAATTTTCCCCAGTATACAATCAGCCAACGATTAACAAAAAACCAAGGACCGATTTTATATAGCTTGCTATTTATTAGCAAACTATTATAATATGCCAGGAAGGGTATCACCAGGAGAAAGAAATGAGTCTTCGATTATTGTCCTTAGCCGAAGTAAAACAAAGTATCACGATGGGGCAAGCAATTGCCGCCATGGAGCGTGCTTTTTTTCAGCTAGCAAAACAGGAAGTCAAATTACCCTTGAGAACAGGTATTCCTGTTGCCGAGGAAAAAGCCTTGACCTTAGCCATGCCAGCCTACCTTGCCAGTGATAAAACCTTAGGTTTAAAAGTAGCCTCTATTTTTCCCAATAATCCTGCCAAAAATAAGCCCTCAATTACCGGATTTATTATGTTGCTTGATGCAACCACCGGGGAACCCAAGGTGCTAATGGATGCCGCTTATTTAACTGCCTTAAGAACAGGTGCTGTCTCAGGATTAGCAACCAAATACTTTGCCCGTGACAATGCCAGCCATGTGGCTATTATTGGTTCAGGCCCGCAAGCGTTCACTCAACTTGAAGCGGTTGCAACAGTGCGCAACATCAAACGTGTTTCTCTCTGGTCACGCAATAAAGAAAACGCAGAAAAATTGGCAAAAAAAATTGCCTCTCAATATGAAGTTAAAGTGCATGATTCCGTATCAAAAGCGATTAGTGAAGCAGATATTATCTGCACCGCGACCAGTAGTATCGAACCTTTAATTCATTTCAATTCCCTGCAACCGCATACACATATTAATGCCATAGGTTCGCACTCCCCTGCGATGAAAGAAATTGCTAATGACGTTTTGAGCCAAGCGGTTGTAATCG is from Legionella donaldsonii and encodes:
- a CDS encoding acyl-[ACP]--phospholipid O-acyltransferase → MNLTKIRGFYPYLMVVFFNTFVDLGHKILIQDTLYQTSIGTTYTILSAIINALILLPYILLFTPSGFLADKFPKALVLRITAAAAIPLTLVITWCYYQGYFWGAFLLTLLLAIQSALNSPAKYGYIKEIFGKEHLSQANAIVQTLTIIAILGATFIFTYLFSFAIDAAGLQHSSDKALLLQAIAPAGFLLVIVSVFETLMTFLLLQKQAADPQSHYELSNYFRGHYLKTYLQKVTEKNVIFTCIVGLSLFWAINQVLLASYGAFLKEHLGNISVMFAQGSLAIGGIGILLGALYAGKVSKGFVETGLLPVATVGITAGLFILPTLSSQVAIVLLFLVYGFFGGMLIVPLNALIQFNAPRKELGKILSANNFMQNCFMIGFLGFTVLFSLLGIDSLILLYGLFVIALAGAIYTIITLPQSLVRYLLYFVASKFYRLSVYQLDNLPSAGGVLLLGNHVSFIDWAILQIACPRPIRFVMERSIYETWYLNWLLKKFKIIPIARGASQDSLQEINAALNAGEVVALFPEGRLSRNGQLGVFRTGFERAVVGANAVIIPFYIHGLWGAKASYASSYYQRLIQANNRRVTVIYGSAMDIGCKAQAVQQKVRELSVKAWKLSTNELNSIQSEWLYKAKKIGHLPALIEENGRKITNSKLLGLVLFFSRKLKPLIKKQQTIGLLLPASLGGVIANLSLFCLGKTVVNLNYTTGESILQSATQQAAIKTMITSRQFIEKIKARGIELNGLMSSISFIYLEDFKGEQSKLWIVAYFMLAKLFPIWLLSLLFIKKADVNSTAVILFSSGSEGQPKGIELTHRNLLSNINQVASVFGIEEKDIILNSLPLFHAFGLTVTTLMPLLKGIPMVCYPDPTNSLAIAKLIFRHKVTFLCGTSTFLGLYARNNAIHPMMLSSLRMVVAGAEKLSPTIYQEFKRKFNLDIYEGYGATEVAPVASCNLPDVLSASDWHVHTANKPGTVGLPLPGCAFRVVDPETLQDLPVGEEGQVLIGGTQIMQGYLNMPEKTRAVLIEDGDFTWYKTGDKGRLDHEGYLTIVDRYSRFAKIGGEMVSLGQVEERWQQALHDEDTAIMALAIPDSKKGEQLALVYAANLSVDEVMQKLMKTDLPKLMLPKTIKQVEELPRLGNGKLDYQSAKQLVLANSDSL
- a CDS encoding helix-turn-helix domain-containing protein, which encodes MSQIHDLFVIIKQQLKLQGLTYKELAKKLALSEASVKRLFSQQHIDLSRLEAICECINLTLSEAFELVQKRNKPILHLTEKQEKELISDKKLLLVAICVLNYWEFNDILNFYNFSEHELIRKVARLDQMKIIELQPGNRFKRLIHADFYWIADGPIQRFFQENIQTDFFNCRFEKPEQLFLVRNGMLSEQDNLKFQQALHKAADQFLQTCRETIDIAIDKRHGTALVIAMRPWVPHIFNDLKRV
- a CDS encoding ornithine cyclodeaminase family protein, which codes for MSLRLLSLAEVKQSITMGQAIAAMERAFFQLAKQEVKLPLRTGIPVAEEKALTLAMPAYLASDKTLGLKVASIFPNNPAKNKPSITGFIMLLDATTGEPKVLMDAAYLTALRTGAVSGLATKYFARDNASHVAIIGSGPQAFTQLEAVATVRNIKRVSLWSRNKENAEKLAKKIASQYEVKVHDSVSKAISEADIICTATSSIEPLIHFNSLQPHTHINAIGSHSPAMKEIANDVLSQAVVIADQLEAVLSESGEIISAIEQNELKKEAIIELGQYLLNKEKNYSDQLTVFKSVGLAIQDLSVAEVVYQNALKNNLGSTFSLG